One window of Nicotiana tomentosiformis chromosome 11, ASM39032v3, whole genome shotgun sequence genomic DNA carries:
- the LOC104120068 gene encoding uncharacterized protein yields MAEEEERNGGDRSETSDYTSEDEGTDDYRRGGYHAVRIGDTFKHGRYVVQSKLGWGHFSTVWLAWDTQKSRYVALKVQKSAQHYTEAAMDEITILKQIAEGDPDDKKCVVKLLDHFKHSGPNGQHVCMVFEYLGDNLLTLIKYSDYRGLAINKVKEICFHVLVGLDYLHRQLSIIHTDLKPENILLLSMIDQSKDPTKSGAPLVLPSSKSKILSESGASKEVKSSNSDLTKNQKKKIRKKAKRAAQRCTGKEASEETEQDNEASSPEKPNPDEKPDKDSVEGKTNTKASEDGSMTDRARDGQQRTQRPKRGSRSVRQKLLADVDLKCKLVDFGNACWTYKQFTSDIQTRQYRCPEVILGSKYSTSADLWSLACICFELATGDVLFDPHSGDNYDRDEDHLALMMELLGMMPRKIALGGRYSREFFNRYGDLRHIRRLRFWPISKVLREKYEFSEQDASDMADFLVPILDFVPEKRPTAAQCLSHPWITGGPRSLAPSKTDSTSEATENGGSEKKRERDEREAMEVGVGNIVIDGTAKPVKVSQSVKPAKSRVD; encoded by the exons ATGGCGGAAGAGGAGGAGAGGAACGGAGGCGATCGGAGTGAGACGAGTGACTACACATCGGAGGACGAAGGTACTGACGATTACAGGCGCGGAGGTTATCACGCTGTACGAATCGGAGATACATTCAAACACGGACGATATGTAGTGCAGAGCAAGCTTGGCTGGGGACACTTTTCAACTGTTTGGCTCGCTTGGGATACACAAAAATCT AGGTATGTTGCTCTAAAAGTTCAAAAGAGTGCGCAGCATTACACAGAAGCGGCTATGGATGAGATTACTATCTTAAAGCAGATTGCAGAGGGAGATCCCGATGACAAGAAGTGTGTGGTAAAACTCTTGGATCACTTTAAGCATTCTGGGCCGAATGGGCAGCATGTTTGTATGGTATTTGAATACTTGGGGGATAATCTTTTGACTCTAATTAAATACTCAGACTATCGAGGGCTAGCGATTAATAAGGTTAAAGAAATTTGCTTCCACGTTTTGGTGGGTTTGGATTATTTACATCGTCAGCTTTCTATTATTCACACTGACTTGAAGCCGGAAAATATTTTGCTATTATCAATGATTGATCAAAGTAAAGATCCGACAAAGTCAGGCGCTCCCCTTGTTCTCCCTTCTAGTAAAAGTAAGATTCTTTCTGAATCTGGTGCTTCCAAGGAAGTAaagagttcaaatagtgacctgACTAAGAACCAGAAAAAGAAAATTCGGAAAAAGGCTAAGCGAGCAGCTCAAAGATGTACGGGCAAGGAAGCTTCTGAGGAAACCGAACAAGATAATGAAGCCAGTAGTCCTGAAAAGCCTAACCCTGATGAGAAACCCGATAAAGACTCAGTTGAAGGAAAGACTAATACTAAAGCAAGTGAAGATGGCTCAATGACAGACAGAGCAAGGGATGGGCAGCAGAGAACTCAAAGACCTAAAAGAGGCAGCCGATCAGTGAGGCAGAAACTATTGGCTGATGTGGACCTTAAGTGCAAATTAGTCGACTTTGGTAATGCATGCTGGACATATAAACAATTCACAAGTGATATCCAGACAAGACAATACAGATGTCCTGAGGTTATCCTAGGCTCTAAATATTCTACTTCAGCTGATCTTTGGTCCTTGGCTTGCATTTGCTTTGAGCTTGCCACTGGTGATGTTCTTTTTGATCCTCACAGTGGTGACAACTATGACAGGGATGAG GATCACTTGGCCCTAATGATGGAGCTTCTTGGAATGATGCCACGCAAG ATTGCCTTAGGTGGGCGCTATTCGCGAGAGTTCTTCAACCGATATGGAGACTTGAGGCATATTAGGCGATTGCGGTTCTGGCCTATAAGCAAAGTGCTTAGGGAAAAGTATGAGTTCAGTGAACAAGATGCTAGTGACATGGCAGACTTCCTTGTTCCCATACTTGATTTTGTGCCTGAGAAAAGACCTACTGCGGCTCAATGTCTCAGTCATCCGTGGATCACTGGAGGCCCTCGGAGTCTTGCTCCTTCTAAAACTGATTCTACATCCGAAGCAACTGAAAATGGTGGCTCGGAGAAGAAGAGGGAGAGGGATGAGAGGGAGGCGATGGAAGTTGGAGTGGGCAATATTGTGATTGATGGAACTGCAAAGCCAGTCAAAGTTTCTCAATCTGTAAAACCAGCAAAAAGCAGAGTTGATTGA